The following is a genomic window from Campylobacter lari subsp. lari.
AACCTATAAGTTTAGTATCTATACAAGAAGTTTTTATATCTAATTTTTTACCGACTTCATATTTAAATCTAGCATTATCTAAAACACCTGCCATAGCAATGATTTTCTTTGATGAGAATAATTTACTTTCATAAAGAGCATTGAGTAAAAAATCTACAGGGTTACTTACTATGATAAATAAAGGATCGTTGTTAAATTTTTTAATATTATTAGCACACTCAAGCATAATTTTAGCATTAATAGCAAAAAGCTCATCCCTGCTTTGACCTTCTTTTCTAGCTACTCCCGCACTAAAAATAACTACTTGGGAATCTTTTGAGTGTGCATAATCATCTGTACAAGTTATTTTGATATCAAAATTAAAAGCAGCTATACTCTGACTTAATTCTAATTCTCTAGCAAAAAGTAAATCTTTATTAATATCAATTAAAACAAGTTCATCAACCAACTCTCTTAAAATCAAAGCATAAGCAGTGCTTACTCCAACATTTCCTGCGCCTATGATGGTGATTTTCATTTTTTCTCCTTTTTATGTTTATTTAACTAAATTAGCTGGTAATTCAAAAATATTTTTAATTAAATGATAAGGAAGTTGCAAGCTTTGCGCAATAAGCTGGGTTTTAAATTCAGGTTCATCCACTGTTCCACTTAATTTAATTTGTGTGCTAATTTGTCTATCTTTACCTAATATAATTTGATTGATAATTGGAACTTTGGAAATAACCGAACTAGCTGATTTTAGCGTTCTAAGTTCTAATAAACCATCTACTTGATTACTTCTTAAATTGATTTTAACTTGACCTAGCACATCTGCGCTATCACCATTAAAATTAAGTGCGTCAATTTCAAAAAGATCTTTTTTACGGTTAAAACTTATACCAGCATTTTCAACACTAAATCCTTTTTCATTAAAGGTAGGGGCTTTAAATAAAATTAAACTAGGTATGGTATCAATAAAACTTAAAAGCTGTTGATGAAATTTTAAATCTTTTAAATATGTATCTTTAAATAAGAACTTACCTTTGAAAAAATCAGTGCTATTACCATCTACATAAAGATTAAACTCGCCTTTTTCAAAAACATTTTGACGCATAAAGGTGTTTAAAAAATCATCATCCATTTTTAAAGCCCTAATTTGCATTTGATTTTCTTTAAGCAAAAAGTCAAATTTAGATTCATTTCTATTTGCCCAAGCTTTTACATAATCTTTTTTAATTTTAGCGTCAAATTGATCAAAATCTAAGGTTTTATTAAAATCTTTCAAAATTAAATCTATATTTTTACCACTAATATTATAAGTTGAATTTTCAAGAGTATCCAGGGTGTTTTCCGTATCTTGCTGAGAAATCAATAAATTAATATTATTTAAAGTGATATTTACATCATCATTGTCTTTTTGAGCAAAAACACTACCGCTTGCACTGGTTAAATTAAAATCATCACCTTTTATTTTTATACTAAAACTATCATATTCATAAGGATTGTTGTCTTTATAAAGTAAAAATGATTCAAAAGTAGTATTATTAATATCTACATTAAAATCTTGAAAATTTAGAGTATTTAAAGTTAATTCCCCATCATGTACTTTATTTTTTTGCATTAATTTGGAATAATTTTTATATTTTGCAAGTTTTTCAACATAAACAGACATACCTTGATCAAAATTTAAGGTTGTAGTAAATTCTTTATTATATAAACTAATATTTTTATCAAAATCAAGGCTTAGATCAAGAAATTTATTTTCTATTTTTAAGCTCTCTTGTGGTAGTTTTAAGTTTGTTATAAAGGTTTTAAAATCACCTTTTTTTTGCTTCAAATCAACACTTGCATTAAGATCACCATTAATCATACTACCTTGCACGCTTGCATTTTGTATATCTAGCTTATCTTTTTTTAAAATAAGATTTGCTTGAACTATCTTAAAATCACTTATATTTATATTTGAATTAATGATATTAAAACTTCCATTATAAGCAATTTTCTCAGGATGTTCAAAAGGAATTTTCAATATTAAATCAGTCTTTGTAATACCATTATTTTGTAAAAATGGTAATTTTATATCATATAAAAGCAAAATTTTATTAACCCTATAGTCAGCTCTAGCATTATCACTTTTAATGTGTATATAAATTCCTGCTTTTTCATTTAACATATTATCTATATAAATTTGGCTTTGAGCTAAATCATAATTATTAAAACGCAATTCATCATAAATAAAATCAAGTCTTTGTTTGGCA
Proteins encoded in this region:
- a CDS encoding YhdP family protein gives rise to the protein MILFIALFIYLKNGIYIEKLEFSSINLEKLYIKLDKKLILNAKKVIVNSQSQSTQNETSASKAVQLIKDVKYIYWFFQEINIDEMFVNNYPVELIYKNNLFFVNSKNLLVKVNLKISDKNIQANIDNFILKDHNLSIVGSLLINPKTKFYTFKGEIDSNFLKSDIKFSLKREEIAYELENISSNNISKIFDVLVENGVHLPSDLPLWVGGKVKADFYFIEKLTGFADFGKHRYYLNDISAKGYVNNLKVVLDKGIDPIVSPFVRLEFAKQRLDFIYDELRFNNYDLAQSQIYIDNMLNEKAGIYIHIKSDNARADYRVNKILLLYDIKLPFLQNNGITKTDLILKIPFEHPEKIAYNGSFNIINSNINISDFKIVQANLILKKDKLDIQNASVQGSMINGDLNASVDLKQKKGDFKTFITNLKLPQESLKIENKFLDLSLDFDKNISLYNKEFTTTLNFDQGMSVYVEKLAKYKNYSKLMQKNKVHDGELTLNTLNFQDFNVDINNTTFESFLLYKDNNPYEYDSFSIKIKGDDFNLTSASGSVFAQKDNDDVNITLNNINLLISQQDTENTLDTLENSTYNISGKNIDLILKDFNKTLDFDQFDAKIKKDYVKAWANRNESKFDFLLKENQMQIRALKMDDDFLNTFMRQNVFEKGEFNLYVDGNSTDFFKGKFLFKDTYLKDLKFHQQLLSFIDTIPSLILFKAPTFNEKGFSVENAGISFNRKKDLFEIDALNFNGDSADVLGQVKINLRSNQVDGLLELRTLKSASSVISKVPIINQIILGKDRQISTQIKLSGTVDEPEFKTQLIAQSLQLPYHLIKNIFELPANLVK
- a CDS encoding malate dehydrogenase translates to MKITIIGAGNVGVSTAYALILRELVDELVLIDINKDLLFARELELSQSIAAFNFDIKITCTDDYAHSKDSQVVIFSAGVARKEGQSRDELFAINAKIMLECANNIKKFNNDPLFIIVSNPVDFLLNALYESKLFSSKKIIAMAGVLDNARFKYEVGKKLDIKTSCIDTKLIGFHNDSMVLVKSQSKVQNKALNKVLNECELTQIEQEVKTGGAKIIKYLKTSAYLAPASACVRMIEALKSGEFLPICAILDGEYGIKEKAFGVMARISLDGVLEILELKLDNQEQIALENSLSQYNYK